One genomic window of Acidovorax radicis includes the following:
- the pssA gene encoding CDP-diacylglycerol--serine O-phosphatidyltransferase, with protein sequence MHDGNESTNPPGVMVRKRRKGIYILPNLFTLAALFGGFYSIVMAMNGRFDMAAIGVFCAMVLDSLDGRVARMTNTQSAFGEQMDSLSDMVSFGAAPALIAYEWSLQGLGRWGWIAAFVYCACAALRLARFNVNTSVVDKRYFQGLPSPAAAALVAGFIWLMTELGVHPGESLWLSWNQITWLMFGFTLYAGLTMVTNVPFYSFKDIQMKKSVPFAAIVLIALGIAIINIHPPIVLFGVFVIYGLSGYGVYAWRRAQGQYSSVISTSTDEPDERGLHK encoded by the coding sequence ATGCATGACGGCAATGAATCCACCAATCCTCCGGGTGTGATGGTGCGCAAGCGCCGCAAGGGCATCTACATCTTGCCCAACCTCTTCACGCTGGCGGCGCTGTTTGGTGGTTTCTATTCCATCGTTATGGCCATGAACGGCCGCTTCGATATGGCGGCTATCGGGGTCTTCTGCGCCATGGTGCTCGATAGCCTGGATGGCCGCGTGGCGCGCATGACGAACACACAAAGTGCGTTCGGAGAGCAGATGGATTCGCTGTCGGACATGGTGTCCTTTGGAGCGGCGCCCGCCTTGATCGCGTATGAATGGTCGCTGCAAGGATTGGGGCGCTGGGGTTGGATTGCCGCGTTTGTTTATTGCGCTTGCGCGGCGCTTCGGCTCGCGCGTTTCAACGTGAACACGAGCGTCGTGGACAAGCGGTATTTTCAGGGGTTGCCGTCGCCGGCTGCGGCAGCCCTGGTGGCCGGTTTTATCTGGCTGATGACTGAATTGGGCGTGCATCCGGGCGAGAGCCTGTGGCTGAGCTGGAACCAGATCACCTGGCTCATGTTTGGCTTTACGCTGTATGCGGGCCTGACCATGGTGACCAATGTGCCTTTCTATAGTTTCAAGGACATCCAAATGAAAAAGAGCGTGCCTTTTGCCGCGATCGTGCTGATCGCGCTGGGCATTGCCATCATCAATATCCACCCGCCCATCGTACTTTTCGGCGTGTTTGTGATTTATGGCCTGAGCGGATACGGCGTGTACGCGTGGCGCAGAGCCCAAGGCCAGTACAGCAGCGTGATCAGCACTTCAACCGACGAACCCGATGAACGTGGTCTTCACAAGTGA
- the ilvC gene encoding ketol-acid reductoisomerase, with protein MKVFYDKDCDLSLIKGKTVAIIGYGSQGHAHAQNLNDSGVKVVVGLRKGGASWDKVGKAGLKVAEVNDAVASADVVMILLPDENIAGVYSEIEPHLKKGASLAFAHGFNVHYNQVVPRADLDVWMVAPKAPGHTVRNTYTQGGGVPHLVAVHQDKSGKARDLALSYAMANGGGKAGIIETNFKEETETDLFGEQAVLCGGAVELIKMGYETLVEAGYAPEMAYFECLHELKLIVDLIYEGGIANMNYSISNNAEYGEYVTGPEVINEESRKAMRNALKRIQNGEYAKMFIQEGRLNYPSMTARRRNTADHSIEVVGGKLRAMMPWIAKNKLVDQTRN; from the coding sequence ATGAAAGTTTTCTACGACAAAGACTGTGACCTGAGCCTGATCAAGGGCAAGACCGTTGCCATCATCGGCTACGGCTCGCAAGGCCACGCCCATGCACAAAACCTGAACGACAGCGGCGTGAAGGTCGTGGTGGGCCTGCGCAAGGGCGGGGCATCGTGGGATAAGGTTGGCAAGGCCGGCCTGAAGGTGGCTGAAGTCAACGACGCGGTCGCATCGGCCGACGTCGTGATGATTTTGCTGCCTGATGAAAATATCGCAGGCGTCTACAGCGAAATCGAGCCACACCTGAAAAAGGGCGCCTCGCTGGCTTTTGCCCATGGCTTCAATGTGCACTACAACCAGGTGGTGCCCCGCGCCGATCTGGACGTGTGGATGGTCGCCCCCAAGGCGCCTGGCCACACCGTGCGCAACACCTACACGCAAGGCGGTGGTGTGCCCCACCTCGTGGCCGTGCACCAGGACAAGAGCGGCAAAGCCCGTGATCTGGCACTGAGCTACGCCATGGCCAATGGTGGCGGCAAGGCCGGCATCATCGAGACAAACTTCAAGGAAGAAACCGAGACCGACCTGTTCGGTGAGCAAGCCGTGCTGTGCGGCGGCGCTGTCGAGCTGATCAAGATGGGTTATGAAACCCTGGTCGAAGCTGGCTACGCCCCTGAAATGGCTTACTTCGAATGCCTGCACGAGCTCAAACTCATCGTGGACCTGATCTACGAAGGCGGCATTGCGAACATGAACTACTCGATCTCGAACAACGCCGAGTACGGCGAGTACGTGACTGGTCCTGAAGTCATCAACGAAGAATCCCGCAAGGCCATGCGCAACGCTTTGAAGCGCATCCAGAACGGTGAATACGCCAAGATGTTCATCCAGGAAGGTCGCCTGAACTACCCGTCGATGACCGCCCGCCGCCGCAACACGGCTGACCACAGCATCGAAGTGGTGGGTGGCAAGCTGCGCGCCATGATGCCTTGGATCGCCAAGAACAAGCTGGTCGATCAAACCCGCAACTGA
- the ilvN gene encoding acetolactate synthase small subunit has protein sequence MKHIIAVLLENEPGALSRVVGLFSARGYNIESLTVAPTEDASLSRMTIQTTGSDEVIEQITKHLNRLIEVVKVVDLTEGAYTERELMMVKVRAVGKEREEMKRMADIFRGRIIDVTEKSYTIELTGDQSKNDAFLQAIDRTAILETVRTGASGIGRGERILRV, from the coding sequence ATGAAACACATCATTGCCGTTTTGCTCGAAAACGAACCCGGTGCGCTGTCACGCGTGGTGGGTCTGTTTTCTGCCCGTGGCTACAACATCGAATCGCTCACCGTGGCCCCCACCGAGGATGCATCGCTGTCGCGCATGACCATCCAGACCACGGGTTCCGACGAGGTGATCGAGCAGATCACCAAGCACCTGAACCGACTCATCGAGGTCGTGAAGGTGGTGGACCTCACCGAAGGCGCCTACACCGAGCGTGAGCTCATGATGGTGAAGGTGCGTGCCGTGGGCAAGGAGCGCGAGGAGATGAAGCGCATGGCCGACATCTTCCGTGGCCGCATCATCGACGTGACCGAGAAAAGCTACACCATCGAGCTCACCGGCGACCAGTCCAAGAACGACGCCTTCCTGCAGGCCATCGACCGCACGGCGATCCTGGAAACCGTGCGCACCGGTGCCAGCGGCATCGGCCGCGGCGAGCGCATCCTGCGCGTGTAA
- a CDS encoding acetolactate synthase 3 catalytic subunit → MEISKAEHSSAAAASQGSTSPASGSQDLMGSEILIKSLQAENVQYIWGYPGGAVLYIYDALYKQDTIQHVLVRHEQAAVHAADGYARATGEVGVALVTSGPGLTNAVTGIATAYMDSIPMVIISGQVPTAAIGLDAFQECDTVGITRPIVKHNFLVKDARDLAATMKKAFHIARTGRPGPVVVDVPKDVSFKKVPYAGYPQTVEMRSYNPVRKGHGGQIRKALQLLLTAKRPYIYTGGGVLLGNATNELRTLVDMLGYPVTNTLMGLGAYPASDRKFLGMLGMHGTVEANNAMQNCDVLLAVGARFDDRVIGNPKHFAQNDRKIIHVDIDPSSISKRVKVDIPIVGDVKDVLTELISMIRESSTRPDAGALAAWWDTIEGWRKRDCLKYSMGSPDVIKPQYVVETLWNMTKDADTYITSDVGQHQMWAAQYYRFDEPRRWINSGGLGTMGVGIPYAMGIKLAKPQSEVFCITGEGSVQMNIQELSTCLQYNTPIKICSLNNRYLGMVRQWQEIEYSGRYSHSYMDALPNFVKLAEAYGHVGMLIEHPKDVEPALREARKLKDRTVFMDFRTDPTENVFPMVQSGKGITEMLLGSEDL, encoded by the coding sequence ATGGAAATCTCCAAAGCTGAACACAGTTCGGCGGCCGCTGCTTCGCAGGGCTCCACTTCCCCCGCTTCCGGTTCGCAGGACCTCATGGGTTCTGAGATCCTCATCAAGTCGCTTCAGGCTGAGAACGTCCAGTACATCTGGGGCTATCCCGGTGGTGCGGTTCTCTATATTTACGACGCGCTCTACAAGCAAGACACCATCCAGCACGTGCTGGTGCGCCACGAACAGGCGGCAGTGCACGCCGCTGACGGCTATGCCCGCGCCACGGGCGAAGTGGGTGTGGCGCTGGTCACCTCGGGCCCTGGTCTCACCAATGCGGTCACCGGGATTGCCACGGCGTACATGGACAGCATTCCGATGGTGATCATCTCCGGCCAGGTTCCGACTGCGGCGATTGGCCTGGATGCCTTCCAGGAGTGCGATACCGTTGGCATCACCCGCCCCATCGTCAAGCACAACTTCCTGGTTAAGGATGCGCGCGATCTGGCCGCGACGATGAAAAAGGCGTTTCATATCGCACGCACCGGCCGCCCTGGCCCTGTCGTGGTGGATGTGCCCAAGGACGTGTCGTTCAAGAAAGTGCCCTACGCCGGGTACCCACAGACGGTGGAAATGCGCTCTTACAACCCGGTGCGCAAGGGCCATGGCGGGCAGATCCGCAAGGCGCTTCAACTGCTGCTGACCGCCAAGCGCCCTTATATCTATACGGGTGGTGGCGTGCTGCTGGGCAACGCCACGAACGAACTGCGCACCTTGGTGGACATGCTGGGCTATCCGGTCACCAACACGCTGATGGGCCTGGGTGCCTACCCCGCGTCTGACCGCAAGTTCCTGGGCATGCTGGGCATGCACGGTACGGTCGAAGCCAACAATGCCATGCAGAACTGCGACGTGCTGCTGGCCGTGGGCGCGCGCTTCGATGATCGCGTGATCGGCAACCCCAAGCACTTCGCGCAAAACGACCGCAAGATCATCCATGTGGATATCGATCCGTCGAGCATTTCCAAGCGCGTCAAGGTCGACATCCCTATCGTGGGCGATGTGAAAGACGTGCTGACGGAGCTGATCTCGATGATCCGCGAGAGCAGCACGCGTCCCGACGCTGGAGCGCTCGCCGCCTGGTGGGACACCATCGAAGGCTGGCGCAAGCGCGATTGCCTCAAATACAGCATGGGCAGCCCTGATGTCATCAAGCCGCAGTACGTCGTCGAGACGCTCTGGAACATGACCAAGGATGCAGACACCTACATCACCTCGGACGTGGGGCAGCACCAGATGTGGGCTGCGCAGTACTACCGCTTCGATGAGCCGCGCCGCTGGATCAACTCCGGCGGCCTGGGCACCATGGGCGTGGGCATTCCCTACGCCATGGGCATCAAGCTGGCCAAGCCGCAGTCCGAAGTGTTCTGCATTACGGGTGAAGGCTCGGTGCAGATGAACATCCAGGAACTGTCCACCTGCCTGCAATACAACACGCCGATCAAGATCTGCTCGCTGAACAACCGCTACCTGGGCATGGTGCGCCAGTGGCAGGAGATCGAATACTCCGGCCGCTACAGCCACAGCTACATGGACGCGTTGCCCAATTTTGTGAAGCTGGCCGAGGCCTATGGTCACGTGGGTATGCTGATCGAGCACCCCAAGGATGTGGAGCCCGCGCTGCGCGAAGCCCGCAAACTCAAGGACCGCACGGTGTTCATGGACTTCCGCACAGACCCCACCGAGAACGTGTTCCCGATGGTGCAGTCCGGCAAGGGCATCACCGAGATGTTGCTGGGGTCGGAAGACCTTTAA
- a CDS encoding RNA polymerase sigma factor — MATEQELSDFLKSVEKRAFKRSVYHVRNEEAALDIVQDSMLKLAEHYGDKPAAELPMLYQRILSNCTLDWFRRQKTRNALFSSMSDFEGTGEDGTDFDLFEAYSGPEGSDKAESAEDITRRVQIFHGIEAEIAELPPRQREAFLMRYWEEMDVAETAAAMGCSEGSVKTHCFRAIQTLSKALKAKGIEP; from the coding sequence TTGGCAACTGAACAAGAACTCTCCGACTTCCTCAAAAGTGTAGAAAAACGCGCATTCAAGCGTTCGGTCTACCACGTTCGCAATGAGGAAGCGGCGCTCGACATCGTGCAGGACAGCATGCTCAAGCTGGCCGAGCACTATGGGGACAAGCCAGCCGCTGAGCTTCCGATGCTCTATCAGCGCATCTTGTCCAACTGCACGCTTGACTGGTTTCGCCGCCAGAAAACGCGCAATGCACTGTTTTCGAGCATGAGCGACTTCGAAGGCACCGGAGAAGATGGCACGGATTTTGATTTGTTTGAAGCTTATTCCGGCCCCGAAGGCAGCGACAAAGCGGAAAGCGCAGAAGACATTACCCGCCGGGTCCAGATATTTCACGGCATTGAAGCTGAGATCGCAGAACTACCCCCACGTCAACGGGAAGCGTTCCTCATGCGTTACTGGGAAGAAATGGATGTAGCAGAAACGGCAGCCGCTATGGGTTGTTCGGAAGGCAGCGTCAAAACCCACTGTTTTCGTGCCATACAAACGCTCAGCAAAGCCTTGAAGGCCAAAGGAATAGAGCCATGA
- a CDS encoding DUF3619 family protein: MKITAQSPSTPAEVAAERFARRVTARLSSGTDDLPYDISERLRASRMQALAKRKVVAPVKRTAPASAVISMGTSATLGRGSWWNAVVSAVPLLALVVGLVVINIAQDERSASDVAEVDAALLTDDLPPDAYADPGFVQFLKTSAHSN; this comes from the coding sequence ATGAAAATCACCGCCCAGAGCCCATCGACACCTGCAGAAGTTGCCGCAGAGCGTTTTGCGCGGCGCGTGACGGCGCGTCTATCCAGCGGGACGGACGATTTGCCCTATGACATCTCGGAGCGCTTGCGCGCATCGCGCATGCAGGCACTGGCCAAACGCAAGGTTGTGGCGCCAGTCAAGCGCACAGCGCCCGCATCTGCGGTGATTTCTATGGGTACGTCGGCAACCTTGGGGCGCGGCAGCTGGTGGAACGCCGTGGTGTCTGCGGTGCCGTTGTTGGCATTGGTCGTAGGCCTGGTGGTCATCAACATAGCGCAGGACGAACGCAGCGCCAGCGACGTGGCCGAAGTGGATGCGGCTTTGTTGACTGACGATCTGCCGCCAGATGCGTACGCCGACCCGGGCTTCGTACAATTCCTCAAGACCTCGGCACATTCGAACTGA
- a CDS encoding DUF3106 domain-containing protein — MHPSSSDASPVLPAFVLALALLGVLTAVGGQVWVQMRMAPGTVLPPGAEAAVASPNNARVQATANPAAAAQVESGPGWETLTTPQKQALYPLAERWAHISETQKRRWLTLAISFPTLSPEEQTKFLNRITDWANLSAQQRNQARLNYAVTNKLAGDDKRAQWEAYQALTDSERRALAARAAPKPAGAATALRPIPRRKLAQVPAATEGNPNRPNAPKIPPDTEHLHRAAGPVTATPATPAASAGTSQSGSMVPPTPGVETAPVAVPVAVPAALPPLSTGPTEPAAAAAPPPVTPDTSGVYPQ; from the coding sequence ATGCACCCAAGCTCTTCTGACGCCTCCCCTGTCCTGCCAGCCTTTGTGCTGGCGTTGGCGCTCTTGGGCGTCCTCACAGCAGTGGGCGGCCAGGTATGGGTGCAGATGCGCATGGCGCCGGGCACGGTGCTGCCACCGGGTGCCGAGGCCGCCGTGGCCAGCCCCAACAATGCACGCGTTCAGGCCACAGCCAACCCGGCAGCCGCCGCGCAGGTTGAATCGGGCCCCGGATGGGAAACCCTGACAACGCCCCAAAAACAGGCCCTCTACCCGCTGGCCGAGCGTTGGGCACACATCAGCGAAACGCAAAAGCGTCGATGGCTGACGCTGGCGATCAGCTTTCCCACCCTTTCGCCCGAAGAGCAGACAAAGTTTCTGAACCGCATTACCGATTGGGCCAATTTGAGCGCCCAGCAACGCAACCAGGCACGCCTCAATTACGCCGTCACCAACAAGCTCGCTGGCGACGACAAACGTGCGCAGTGGGAGGCCTACCAGGCGCTGACCGATTCGGAGCGCCGGGCGCTCGCGGCACGGGCTGCGCCAAAGCCCGCTGGCGCGGCCACAGCCTTGCGCCCCATTCCTCGCCGGAAGTTGGCGCAGGTGCCCGCGGCAACCGAGGGCAACCCCAACCGACCCAATGCACCCAAGATCCCCCCCGACACCGAGCACTTGCACCGCGCCGCAGGGCCAGTGACGGCAACGCCCGCAACACCCGCGGCAAGCGCGGGCACATCACAATCCGGCAGCATGGTGCCCCCGACGCCCGGTGTTGAAACAGCCCCTGTGGCGGTGCCTGTGGCTGTGCCCGCTGCGCTGCCGCCGTTGTCAACCGGCCCGACCGAACCTGCCGCAGCCGCCGCGCCCCCGCCTGTTACCCCTGACACCTCGGGCGTGTATCCTCAGTAG
- a CDS encoding RDD family protein — MFFGATPNLGRRMACWLYEGMLLFGVVFIAGYLFGTLSQTRNAMDNRHVLQAFLFVVFGIYFTWFWAKGQTLAQKTWHIRVVDKGGRPITQARALLRYVVSWLWFLPPLAVTAPFSLPGGESAVIVMGWVAIWALLSRFHPDRQFWHDALAGTRLVHFDPKKK, encoded by the coding sequence ATGTTTTTCGGTGCAACGCCCAACCTGGGGCGCCGCATGGCCTGCTGGCTTTATGAAGGCATGCTGCTGTTCGGAGTGGTTTTTATCGCCGGATACCTCTTCGGCACGCTGAGCCAGACCCGCAATGCGATGGACAACCGCCACGTCCTTCAGGCCTTTCTGTTTGTGGTGTTCGGCATTTATTTCACCTGGTTCTGGGCCAAAGGCCAGACCCTTGCCCAGAAGACTTGGCACATCCGTGTCGTCGACAAGGGGGGGCGGCCCATCACCCAGGCCCGTGCTCTTTTGCGCTATGTGGTGAGCTGGTTGTGGTTTTTGCCCCCACTCGCTGTCACTGCGCCCTTTTCACTGCCGGGGGGGGAGTCTGCCGTCATCGTGATGGGTTGGGTGGCCATATGGGCCCTTCTGAGCCGCTTTCACCCTGATCGCCAGTTTTGGCACGATGCGCTGGCAGGCACTCGTCTGGTGCACTTTGACCCCAAGAAGAAATAG
- a CDS encoding diacylglycerol kinase gives MPPRPTSTPATTSPPLQPDAPANPQKARSGLNRIWHAGGYSVQGLRAGWNETAFRQEAMAAMVLVPLSAWLGRSWVEVALLAGSVVLVMVVELLNTGIEAAIDRIGPEWHDLSKQAKDMGSAAVLLALLLCAGIWTAAIYQRFFHG, from the coding sequence ATGCCGCCACGCCCCACTTCCACGCCCGCCACGACCTCTCCCCCTCTCCAGCCCGATGCACCGGCCAATCCCCAGAAGGCGCGGTCCGGCCTGAACCGCATCTGGCATGCGGGCGGATATTCCGTACAGGGCCTGCGAGCTGGCTGGAACGAAACAGCATTTCGCCAGGAAGCGATGGCCGCCATGGTCTTGGTGCCGCTGTCGGCCTGGCTGGGACGCAGCTGGGTGGAGGTGGCTCTGCTGGCGGGGTCAGTCGTCCTGGTGATGGTTGTCGAACTGCTTAACACCGGTATTGAAGCGGCCATCGACCGCATCGGGCCAGAATGGCACGACCTGTCCAAACAAGCCAAGGACATGGGCAGCGCAGCGGTGCTTCTGGCACTGCTTCTGTGCGCTGGCATCTGGACAGCCGCTATTTATCAAAGGTTTTTTCATGGCTGA
- a CDS encoding TIGR00730 family Rossman fold protein, translated as MAEPAFSLCVYCGSRPGENPAFAQAAQAVGQWIGSHGGQLVYGGGRGGLMGTVAEATRLAGGRVVGVIPQALVDKELANRLCDELHIVQTMHERKALMAERSDAFVALPGGIGTFEELFEVWTWRQLGYHNKPVGLLNVAGYYDALMAFLQTSVASGFMGEWQMDLMVTATNTDELLRLLVQSAGPDQAPVPLRTVI; from the coding sequence ATGGCTGAACCCGCTTTTTCCCTCTGCGTTTATTGCGGCTCGCGTCCAGGCGAGAACCCCGCATTCGCCCAAGCGGCGCAAGCCGTTGGGCAATGGATTGGCTCGCATGGAGGGCAACTGGTGTACGGCGGCGGTCGTGGCGGCCTCATGGGCACCGTGGCCGAGGCCACCCGCCTGGCGGGAGGGCGGGTGGTGGGCGTGATCCCACAAGCCCTGGTGGACAAGGAACTGGCCAATCGGCTGTGCGATGAACTGCACATCGTGCAGACGATGCACGAACGCAAAGCCCTGATGGCAGAACGCAGCGACGCGTTTGTGGCACTGCCCGGCGGTATCGGCACCTTTGAAGAACTTTTCGAGGTGTGGACCTGGCGCCAACTGGGCTACCACAACAAACCGGTGGGTTTGCTCAATGTGGCGGGTTACTACGACGCCTTGATGGCGTTTCTGCAAACCAGCGTGGCCAGCGGTTTCATGGGAGAGTGGCAGATGGACTTGATGGTGACCGCCACCAACACGGACGAACTGCTGCGCCTCTTGGTGCAGTCTGCAGGCCCCGACCAGGCACCGGTGCCCTTGCGTACGGTGATTTGA
- a CDS encoding P-II family nitrogen regulator — MKMITAVIKPFKLEEVREALAECGVTGLTVTEVKGFGRQKGHTELYRGAEYVVDFLPKVKVEVVVKTDDVDRCVDAIVNVARTGKIGDGKIFVTAVERVVRIRTGDLDDAAI, encoded by the coding sequence ATGAAAATGATCACTGCCGTCATCAAGCCGTTCAAGCTCGAAGAAGTCCGCGAGGCCCTTGCCGAATGTGGTGTGACAGGTCTCACGGTGACCGAGGTCAAAGGCTTCGGCCGTCAGAAGGGCCACACGGAGCTGTATCGCGGCGCCGAGTATGTCGTGGACTTTTTGCCCAAGGTGAAGGTCGAAGTGGTGGTGAAGACCGACGATGTGGACCGTTGTGTGGATGCGATCGTGAACGTGGCGCGCACGGGCAAGATCGGTGATGGCAAGATTTTTGTCACTGCGGTGGAGCGTGTGGTACGCATTCGTACCGGTGACTTGGACGACGCAGCGATCTGA
- a CDS encoding NAD+ synthase: MTLSICTAQLNFVVGDMPKNAQKIIAVARDAYAQGARLLLTPELAICGYAAEDLFLRPAFMAACDDAVKTVARETAGLKGLAIVLGHPQALLPGAPAFSACFNAASVVRDGQIEQTYAKRELPNYQVFDERRYFVAGSKPCVFEVEGVRVGVLVCEDAWFAAPARDAAAAGAQLLAVINASPFHLGKSAEREATMRERVAETGVPLVYAHLVGGQDEVVFEGRSFALNADGSVAGRGPGFEEKLVFAQVHQAQAAIKIEAHVAPEKCLEADLWDALVLGVRDYVGKNGFPGALLGLSGGIDSALVLAIAVDALGADRVRAVMMPSPYTADISWIDARDMAKRMGVRYDEISIKPQFEAFKAALATEFAGLPEDTTEENLQARIRGTLLMALSNKFGAIVLTTGNKSEMATGYCTLYGDMAGGFAVIKDVAKTRVFDLARWRNANDPYGTGANPIPERIITRPPSAELRADQKDQDSLPPYDVLDAIVARYMENDEPIESIVAAGFARADVERVTRLIKFNEYKRRQAPVGVRVTRRSFGKDWRYPITNQFRA; the protein is encoded by the coding sequence ATGACGCTCTCCATTTGCACTGCGCAGCTCAACTTTGTGGTGGGCGATATGCCCAAAAACGCGCAAAAAATCATTGCGGTCGCACGCGACGCCTATGCGCAGGGAGCACGGTTGCTGCTTACGCCTGAGCTGGCCATCTGTGGTTATGCCGCCGAAGACCTGTTTTTGCGCCCCGCCTTCATGGCGGCCTGTGATGATGCCGTGAAAACCGTGGCCCGCGAGACGGCAGGGTTGAAAGGTTTGGCCATTGTGCTGGGCCACCCGCAAGCCTTGTTGCCCGGTGCGCCTGCGTTCAGCGCCTGTTTCAACGCCGCGAGCGTGGTGCGCGACGGCCAGATCGAGCAGACGTATGCCAAGCGCGAGCTACCCAACTACCAAGTGTTCGACGAGCGCCGCTATTTTGTCGCGGGCAGCAAGCCCTGCGTGTTCGAGGTGGAAGGTGTGCGTGTGGGCGTGCTGGTGTGCGAGGACGCCTGGTTTGCCGCACCGGCCCGCGATGCCGCGGCGGCGGGCGCGCAGTTGCTGGCGGTGATCAATGCCTCGCCATTCCATCTGGGCAAAAGCGCCGAGCGAGAAGCCACCATGCGTGAGCGGGTGGCTGAGACCGGTGTGCCGCTGGTGTATGCGCACCTGGTGGGCGGGCAGGACGAGGTGGTGTTCGAGGGCCGGTCTTTTGCCCTGAACGCTGATGGTTCTGTAGCTGGTCGTGGCCCCGGTTTCGAGGAAAAACTGGTGTTTGCGCAGGTACATCAAGCGCAAGCAGCTATCAAAATTGAAGCGCACGTGGCGCCAGAGAAATGCCTTGAGGCCGACCTGTGGGATGCGCTCGTGCTGGGCGTGCGTGATTACGTGGGTAAAAACGGTTTTCCGGGGGCGCTGCTGGGGCTGTCGGGTGGCATTGATTCGGCGTTGGTGCTCGCGATTGCCGTGGATGCCCTGGGCGCTGACAGGGTGCGCGCCGTGATGATGCCTTCACCCTACACCGCCGACATCAGCTGGATTGACGCGCGCGACATGGCCAAACGCATGGGCGTGCGCTATGACGAGATCTCGATCAAGCCACAATTTGAGGCCTTCAAGGCGGCGCTAGCCACTGAATTTGCAGGGCTGCCAGAAGACACCACCGAAGAAAACCTGCAGGCGCGCATCCGGGGCACGCTGCTGATGGCCTTGTCCAACAAGTTTGGCGCCATCGTGCTCACCACGGGCAACAAGAGCGAAATGGCCACCGGCTATTGCACGCTGTATGGCGACATGGCTGGCGGTTTTGCGGTGATTAAGGATGTGGCGAAGACGCGGGTGTTTGACCTGGCGCGCTGGCGCAATGCCAACGATCCGTATGGCACCGGCGCCAACCCGATTCCGGAGCGCATCATCACGCGCCCGCCCAGCGCCGAACTGCGCGCCGACCAAAAAGACCAGGACAGCCTGCCGCCGTATGACGTGCTGGACGCCATCGTGGCGCGCTATATGGAAAACGATGAGCCCATCGAATCCATCGTTGCGGCTGGCTTTGCCCGCGCCGATGTGGAGCGTGTCACCCGCCTCATCAAGTTCAACGAATACAAGCGCCGTCAGGCGCCCGTAGGCGTACGGGTCACACGCCGCAGCTTTGGCAAAGACTGGCGTTACCCTATTACCAATCAATTCAGGGCCTGA